Proteins co-encoded in one Epinephelus moara isolate mb chromosome 13, YSFRI_EMoa_1.0, whole genome shotgun sequence genomic window:
- the luc7l gene encoding putative RNA-binding protein Luc7-like 1 isoform X2 has translation MSAQAQMRALLDQLMGTARDGDETRQRVKFTDDRVCKSHLLNCCPHDILSGTRMDLGECTKIHDLALRADYEIASKERDLFFELDAVDHLETFIADCDRRTELAKKRLAETQEEISAEVAAKAEKVHELNEEIGKLLAKAEQLGAEGNVDEAQKVLQEVEKVRTRKKDAEEEYRNSMPASSFQQQKLRVCEVCSAYLGLHDNDRRLADHFGGKLHLGFIQIREKLDQLKKTVVDKQEKRNQERLKRREEREKEERMKKRTRSRSREHRRSRSRDRRRRRSRSTSRDRRRTRSRSRERRRRHRSRSRSRSRGHRHSHEQSSRHKSSRDRERSSRDRSRERDRRDGVNGRSDSRRADDRDMGDL, from the exons GGGATGAGACGCGACAGAGGGTCAAGTTCACTGATGATCGAGTCTGCAAAAGTCATCTTCTAAACTGCTGTCCACATGACATCCTGTCTGGAACT CGTATGGACCTGGGAGAGTGCACGAAGATCCATGACCTGGCACTTCGGGCAGATTATGAAATTGCTTCCAAGGAGAGAGATCTGTTCTTCGAGCTTGAC GCTGTGGATCACCTGGAGACATTTATTGCTGACTGTGACCGGAGGACAGAACTGGCCAAGAAGCGTCTGGCTGAGACCCAAGAGGAGATCAGTGCTGAAGTGGCAGCAAAG GCGGAGAAGGTTCATGAGCTGAATGAGGAAATAGGAAAGCTCCTGGCCAAGGCTGAGCAGCTTGGAGCAGAGGGCAATGTCGATGAGGCCCAGAAGGTTCTGCAGGAAGTGGAGAAGGTCCGCACTAGGAAGAAGGATGCAGAG GAAGAGTACAGAAACTCCATGCCAGCCTCCAGCTTCCAGCAGCAGAAGCTTCGGGTATGCGAGGTTTGCTCCGCTTACCTGGGTCTCCATGACAATGACCGTCGTTTGGCAGACCATTTTGGTGGGAAGCTTCACCTGGGCTTCATCCAGATCAGAGAGAAACTGGACCAACTAAAG aAAACTGTGGTCGACAAGCAGGAGAAAAGAAACCAGGAGCGCTTGAAGAGAcgagaagagagggagaaagaggaaagGATGAAGAAGAG GACCAGATCACGGAGCAGAGAGCATAGAAG ATCCCGTTCTCGTGACCGCAGAAGGAGGCGCTCGCGCTCCACATCTCGAGACAGGCGCCGCACGCGCTCGCGCtccagggagaggaggaggaggcatcGCAGCCGATCCCGCTCTCGCAGCCGAGGACACCGTCACAGCCACGAGCAGAGCTCCAGACACAA GTCGTCCAGGGACCGAGAGCGCTCATCCAGAGACAGGTCACGAGAGCGAGACAGGAGGGACGGCGTCAACGGCAGGTCCGACTCCCGCCGGGCAGACGACAGGGACATGGGGGACCTCTGA
- the luc7l gene encoding putative RNA-binding protein Luc7-like 1 isoform X3, translated as MDLGECTKIHDLALRADYEIASKERDLFFELDAVDHLETFIADCDRRTELAKKRLAETQEEISAEVAAKAEKVHELNEEIGKLLAKAEQLGAEGNVDEAQKVLQEVEKVRTRKKDAEEEYRNSMPASSFQQQKLRVCEVCSAYLGLHDNDRRLADHFGGKLHLGFIQIREKLDQLKKTVVDKQEKRNQERLKRREEREKEERMKKRTRSRSREHRRSRSRDRRRRRSRSTSRDRRRTRSRSRERRRRHRSRSRSRSRGHRHSHEQSSRHKSSRDRERSSRDRSRERDRRDGVNGRSDSRRADDRDMGDL; from the exons ATGGACCTGGGAGAGTGCACGAAGATCCATGACCTGGCACTTCGGGCAGATTATGAAATTGCTTCCAAGGAGAGAGATCTGTTCTTCGAGCTTGAC GCTGTGGATCACCTGGAGACATTTATTGCTGACTGTGACCGGAGGACAGAACTGGCCAAGAAGCGTCTGGCTGAGACCCAAGAGGAGATCAGTGCTGAAGTGGCAGCAAAG GCGGAGAAGGTTCATGAGCTGAATGAGGAAATAGGAAAGCTCCTGGCCAAGGCTGAGCAGCTTGGAGCAGAGGGCAATGTCGATGAGGCCCAGAAGGTTCTGCAGGAAGTGGAGAAGGTCCGCACTAGGAAGAAGGATGCAGAG GAAGAGTACAGAAACTCCATGCCAGCCTCCAGCTTCCAGCAGCAGAAGCTTCGGGTATGCGAGGTTTGCTCCGCTTACCTGGGTCTCCATGACAATGACCGTCGTTTGGCAGACCATTTTGGTGGGAAGCTTCACCTGGGCTTCATCCAGATCAGAGAGAAACTGGACCAACTAAAG aAAACTGTGGTCGACAAGCAGGAGAAAAGAAACCAGGAGCGCTTGAAGAGAcgagaagagagggagaaagaggaaagGATGAAGAAGAG GACCAGATCACGGAGCAGAGAGCATAGAAG ATCCCGTTCTCGTGACCGCAGAAGGAGGCGCTCGCGCTCCACATCTCGAGACAGGCGCCGCACGCGCTCGCGCtccagggagaggaggaggaggcatcGCAGCCGATCCCGCTCTCGCAGCCGAGGACACCGTCACAGCCACGAGCAGAGCTCCAGACACAA GTCGTCCAGGGACCGAGAGCGCTCATCCAGAGACAGGTCACGAGAGCGAGACAGGAGGGACGGCGTCAACGGCAGGTCCGACTCCCGCCGGGCAGACGACAGGGACATGGGGGACCTCTGA
- the luc7l gene encoding putative RNA-binding protein Luc7-like 1 isoform X1 translates to MLYSYSNVYLSTGYFAPNNKYVRSFSLVAFWTVSGDETRQRVKFTDDRVCKSHLLNCCPHDILSGTRMDLGECTKIHDLALRADYEIASKERDLFFELDAVDHLETFIADCDRRTELAKKRLAETQEEISAEVAAKAEKVHELNEEIGKLLAKAEQLGAEGNVDEAQKVLQEVEKVRTRKKDAEEEYRNSMPASSFQQQKLRVCEVCSAYLGLHDNDRRLADHFGGKLHLGFIQIREKLDQLKKTVVDKQEKRNQERLKRREEREKEERMKKRTRSRSREHRRSRSRDRRRRRSRSTSRDRRRTRSRSRERRRRHRSRSRSRSRGHRHSHEQSSRHKSSRDRERSSRDRSRERDRRDGVNGRSDSRRADDRDMGDL, encoded by the exons ATGTTGTACAGTTACAGTAATGTATATTTAAGCACTGGATACTTCGCCCCAAATAACAAATATGTGAGGTCTTTCTCACTGGTTGCTTTTTGGACTGTTTCAGGGGATGAGACGCGACAGAGGGTCAAGTTCACTGATGATCGAGTCTGCAAAAGTCATCTTCTAAACTGCTGTCCACATGACATCCTGTCTGGAACT CGTATGGACCTGGGAGAGTGCACGAAGATCCATGACCTGGCACTTCGGGCAGATTATGAAATTGCTTCCAAGGAGAGAGATCTGTTCTTCGAGCTTGAC GCTGTGGATCACCTGGAGACATTTATTGCTGACTGTGACCGGAGGACAGAACTGGCCAAGAAGCGTCTGGCTGAGACCCAAGAGGAGATCAGTGCTGAAGTGGCAGCAAAG GCGGAGAAGGTTCATGAGCTGAATGAGGAAATAGGAAAGCTCCTGGCCAAGGCTGAGCAGCTTGGAGCAGAGGGCAATGTCGATGAGGCCCAGAAGGTTCTGCAGGAAGTGGAGAAGGTCCGCACTAGGAAGAAGGATGCAGAG GAAGAGTACAGAAACTCCATGCCAGCCTCCAGCTTCCAGCAGCAGAAGCTTCGGGTATGCGAGGTTTGCTCCGCTTACCTGGGTCTCCATGACAATGACCGTCGTTTGGCAGACCATTTTGGTGGGAAGCTTCACCTGGGCTTCATCCAGATCAGAGAGAAACTGGACCAACTAAAG aAAACTGTGGTCGACAAGCAGGAGAAAAGAAACCAGGAGCGCTTGAAGAGAcgagaagagagggagaaagaggaaagGATGAAGAAGAG GACCAGATCACGGAGCAGAGAGCATAGAAG ATCCCGTTCTCGTGACCGCAGAAGGAGGCGCTCGCGCTCCACATCTCGAGACAGGCGCCGCACGCGCTCGCGCtccagggagaggaggaggaggcatcGCAGCCGATCCCGCTCTCGCAGCCGAGGACACCGTCACAGCCACGAGCAGAGCTCCAGACACAA GTCGTCCAGGGACCGAGAGCGCTCATCCAGAGACAGGTCACGAGAGCGAGACAGGAGGGACGGCGTCAACGGCAGGTCCGACTCCCGCCGGGCAGACGACAGGGACATGGGGGACCTCTGA